A section of the Oryza sativa Japonica Group chromosome 1, ASM3414082v1 genome encodes:
- the LOC107277838 gene encoding receptor-like protein 7, with amino-acid sequence MGMQEWCKFMSAPGAFICVPSKHIYICSTIGASTQDSSKMMISTKQRLLTPILILLICCYSIVTAANNDTTVPCLPEQASSLLQLKNSFINNANLSSWRAGSDCCHWEGITCGMASGRVISLDLSELNLMSNRLDAALFNLTSLTNLNLASNYFWRAELPVSGFERLTDMIHLNFSHSNFYGQIPIGLACLMKLVTLDFSSNDGLYFDEPSFQTVMANMSNLRELHLDEIEIFGSTWSVVLADNIPQLEILSLFACRISGPIHSSFSRLRSLKVINLGYNFGLPSKVPEFCAELSSLSILEIAGNSFEGQFPTKIFHLKSLRTLDLSHNPNLSINLPEFPDGNNLETLGLAATNLSYHIPSSFANLKSLKRLGMSTARTSKELPSLLDKLPSLTELELQGSESGLEKAVLSWVGNLKQLTALELVSYDFSESAPSWIGNLTNLKFLWIWDCNFSGSIIPYQIGNLAKLETLDFRGCEFFGQQIPPWIGNFTKLANLEMDSCGFSGSIPSTIGNLTQLESLRITSNPQLNGKIPQSLFALPRLENVYLQENQLSGSLEDIPYPLTSSLLCIDLANNQLSGPIPNSLFHLTNLNYLILESNKFTGTVELSSVWKQKNLFILSLSNNLISLIDDEG; translated from the exons ATGGGCATGCAGGAATGGTGCAAATTTATGTCCGCTCCTGGAGCTTTTATATGTGTGCCGAGCAAGCATATATACATCTGCAGTACAATTGGAGCATCAACCCAAGACAGCAGCAAAATGATGATATCCACCAAGCAACGCCTCCTCACTCCCATTCTCATTCTCCTCATTTGTTGTTACTCCATAGTCACTGCAGCCAACAATGACACAACCGTCCCTTGTCTCCCAGAGCAAGCTTCTTCCCTCCTACAGCTCAAAAATTCCTTCATCAATAATGCAAACTTATCGTCATGGCGAGCTGGATCGGACTGCTGCCACTGGGAGGGCATCACATGTGGTATGGCCTCCGGCAGGGTCATTTCCCTTGACCTCAGTGAGTTGAACTTGATGAGCAATCGTCTCGATGCTGCACTCTTTAACCTCACCTCTCTTACAAACCTTAACCTTGCTTCCAATTACTTTTGGAGAGCCGAACTCCCAGTATCTGGGTTTGAGAGGCTCACAGATATGATCCACCTCAACTTCTCACACAGCAACTTTTATGGTCAGATCCCCATTGGACTTGCTTGCCTCATGAAACTTGTCACTCTTGACTTTTCTAGTAATGATGGGTTGTATTTCGATGAACCAAGTTTCCAAACCGTCATGGCAAACATGAGCAACCTGAGGGAGCTCCATCTTGATGAGATAGAAATTTTCGGATCAACTTGGTCAGTTGTTTTAGCAGACAACATTCCTCAACTCGAGATTCTTAGCTTGTTTGCGTGCCGTATATCTGGTCCTATTCACTCTTCCTTCTCAAGGCTTCGTTCCTTAAAGGTGATCAACCTTGGATACAATTTTGGACTCCCCAGCAAAGTTCCTGAGTTCTGTGCTGAATTATCTTCTTTGAGCATTCTTGAAATTGCAGGCAATTCTTTTGAAGGGCAGTTCCCAACAAAAATCTTCCACCTAAAAAGTTTGAGAACGCTTGATTTGTCTCATAACCCCAATCTTTCTATTAACCTACCAGAATTCCCTGATGGAAATAATCTAGAAACACTAGGTCTAGCAGCAACCAATTTATCTTATCACATACCGTCCTCATTTGCCAATCTCAAGTCCTTGAAGCGTTTGGGTATGAGCACGGCACGAACTTCCAAGGAGCTGCCCTCTTTATTAGATAAGCTTCCTTCATTGACAGAACTGGAATTGCAAGGATCGGAATCAGGCTTGGAGAAGGCGGTATTATCTTGGGTAGGCAACCTTAAGCAGCTGACTGCTTTGGAGCTTGTATCGTACGATTTCTCTGAATCGGCACCCTCCTGGATAGGCAATTTGACGAATTTGAAGTTTTTGTGGATCTGGGACTGCAATTTCTCTGGGTCAATAATACCATATCAGATTGGCAATCTTGCAAAATTGGAGACCTTGGACTTTAGAGGGTGCGAGTTCTTTGGACAGCAAATACCACCGTGGATCGGTAATTTTACGAAGTTGGCAAATTTAGAGATGGATAGTTGTGGCTTCTCTGGGTCGATACCCTCAACAATAGGGAATCTGACCCAACTGGAAAGTCTGCGGATCACATCTAATCCCCAACTCAACG GGAAAATTCCACAATCGTTGTTCGCTCTTCCGAGGCTGGAAAATGTTTACCTTCAAGAAAACCAGCTTTCTGGTTCACTAGAAGACATTCCTTACCCTTTAACTTCATCTCTGTTATGTATTGACTTAGCCAACAATCAACTATCAGGCCCGATACCCAACTCACTTTTTCATCTTACAAATCTTAATTATCTCATTCTTGAATCAAATAAATTCACAGGCACAGTTGAACTTAGCTCTGTCTGGAAGCAGAAGAATCTATTTATCCTAAGCCTGTCAAACAATTTGATATCACTCATAGATGATGAAGGTTAA
- the LOC136351885 gene encoding receptor-like protein 9DC3 yields MLTTLEQSPSLVNMSNLAYLDLSFNRLQGSIPIPVTTSSEIALDYSNNHFSSIVPNFGIYLENASYINFSNNKLSGNVPSSICNASKAIITDLSGNNYSGSVPACLTGSVNLSVLKLRDNQFHGVLPNNSREGCNLQSIDVNGNQIEGKLPRSLSYCQYLELLDAGNNQIVDSFPFWLGKLPNLRVLVLRSNKLNGTIRGLKGCHQNCNHFKRLQIIDLASNHFSGNIHPEWFEHFQSMMENDNDEGHILEHTTNTKIPLLYQDITVVNYKGGTLMFTKILTTFKVIDLSDNSFGGPIPKSLGKLVSLRGLNLSHNAFTGHIPSQLNSLTQLESLDLSWNKLSGEIPPELASLTSLAWLNLSYNNLTRRIPQGNQFGSFSNSSFEGNVNLCGKPLSKQCDTPGSTSPSASAPSGTNSFWQDRLGVILLFIFSGLGFTVGFILAVWFESLCHIERWNRKKR; encoded by the coding sequence ATGTTAACTACTTTGGAACAATCTCCTTCTCTTGTTAATATGTCCAATTTAGCTTATCTTGATCTCAGTTTCAATAGACTTCAAGGAAGCATACCAATACCAGTAACCACATCCAGTGAGATCGCATTGGACTACTCAAACAACCACTTCTCTTCAATAGTACCGAACTTTGGCATATATCTTGAAAACGCCAGCTATATTAATTTCTCCAATAATAAACTAAGTGGCAATGTACCATCTTCGATTTGTAATGCAAGCAAAGCCATTATCACGGACTTATCTGGCAACAACTACAGTGGATCAGTACCAGCATGTCTTACAGGAAGTGTAAACTTAAGCGTATTGAAATTGAGAGACAACCAATTCCATGGGGTGTTACCTAACAATAGTAGAGAGGGGTGCAATCTTCAGTCAATAGATGTGAATGGAAACCAAATTGAAGGTAAACTACCTAGATCACTATCATACTGCCAATATTTGGAGCTCCTGGATGCTGGAAATAATCAGATTGTTGATTCTTTTCCATTTTGGTTGGGTAAACTTCCAAATCTCCGAGTCCTTGTCTTAAGATCCAACAAACTCAATGGCACAATAAGGGGTCTTAAAGGTTGTCACCAAAATTGTAATCACTTCAAAAGGTTGCAAATAATTGATTTGGCCTCCAACCATTTCTCTGGCAACATACATCCAGAATGGTTTGAGCATTTTCAATCAATGATGGAAAATGACAACGATGAGGGACACATATTAGAGCATACCACAAACACAAAAATACCATTGCTCTATCAGGATATTACGGTTGTCAATTACAAAGGGGGCACTCTTATGTTCACTAAAATCCTAACCACCTTCAAAGTAATTGATCTCTCAGATAACTCATTTGGTGGTCCTATTCCAAAGTCATTGGGGAAGCTTGTTTCACTACGTGGACTTAACCTGTCACACAATGCCTTCACAGGACACATTCCATCGCAGCTTAATTCTCTGACTCAGCTGGAGTCATTGGATCTCTCTTGGAACAAACTCTCAGGGGAAATCCCTCCTGAGTTAGCTTCTCTAACTTCTCTTGCTTGGTTGAATCTTTCGTACAACAACTTGACCAGAAGAATACCGCAGGGTAACCAGTTCGGGTCATTTAGCAACAGCTCCTTTGAAGGTAATGTCAACCTCTGTGGAAAGCCACTCTCTAAACAATGTGATACTCCAGGCTCAACATCTCCAAGTGCATCAGCTCCTTCAGGTACCAACAGTTTCTGGCAGGACAGACTTGGCGTGATCCTTTTGTTCATCTTTTCTGGCCTGGGGTTCACAGTGGGCTTCATATTGGCAGTCTGGTTCGAATCATTGTGCCACATAGAACGATGGAATCGCAAAAAACGATGA
- the LOC136351072 gene encoding uncharacterized protein: MQPSALHSFVYVIIRSSGAIYKQCALCANLCGGPVAHSLEHLVALVVWWWKKRAMTKQTDRTGHPSSDPLIADCNICLKSATSGTLDTISPSSPPPSSSPPYNLMPHSGEVQVVAVITDWDVRDRLRWGRRTARGGSLAAAGGGAAAGPPGRHALQPSGRACTMQEREIVPSSPGGWPGEIPALVQTLPPLTRRCTSSIAGRVAGKAAGGGTWPRPRLVFAAT, from the coding sequence ATGCAGCCTTCTGCTTTGCATAGTTTTGTATATGTGATTATCAGGTCTAGTGGCGCCATCTATAAGCAATGTGCTCTTTGCGCTAACCTGTGCGGTGGGCCGGTGGCGCATTCTCTTGAACACCTGGTGGCCCTCGTGGTGTGGTGGTGGAAGAAGAGGGCGATGACGAAGCAGACGGACAGGACGGGACATCCCAGTAGCGATCCATTGATTGCCGACTGCAATATCTGCTTGAAAAGTGCAACATCTGGAACCTTGGATACCATCTCACCTTCCTCTCCGCCCCCCTCATCCTCACCCCCTTACAACCTCATGCCCCATTCCGGCGAGGTCCAAGTGGTGGCGGTTATCACGGATTGGGATGTGCGGGACCGCCTGAGGTGGGGGAGAAGGACAGCGAGGGGTGGAAGTCTCGCCGCagctggtggcggcgccgccgcaggccCTCCAGGGCGGCATGCGCTTCAGCCTTCAGGCAGGGCGTGCACCATGCAGGAGAGGGAGATCGTTCCGAGCTCGCCAGGAGGATGGCCGGGAGAGATCCCCGCCCTTGTGCAGACGCTGCCGCCTCTGACCCGCCGCTGCACATCTTCAATCGCCGGCCGGGTCGCCGGGAAAGCAGCCGGAGGCGGGACATGGCCGCGGCCCCGTCTGGTGTTCGCCGCAACATAA
- the LOC107278768 gene encoding receptor-like protein 9DC1 isoform X1 encodes MCTRQARRRYYETSLLVLMLLLLLQARLAQSLPPCSPDQATALLQLKRSFTVNTASATAFRSWRAGTDCCHWAGVRCDDDDNDAAASGSTGRRATSLDLGGRGLQSGGLDAAVFSLTSLGYLNLGGNDFNASRLPAVGFERLTELTHLNISPPSFTGQIPAADGRTIPSNTWRAELLRTSPYGDHIGWSNWLGFRCTGCGGGNGIGEFAEYSNSKVG; translated from the exons ATGTGTACCAGGCAAGCTCGACGACGGTACTACGAGACATCGTTACTCGTActgatgctcctcctcctcctacaaGCTAGGCTCGCGCAATCGCTTCCTCCATGCTCGCCGGACCAGGCCACGGCGCTGCTCCAGCTGAAGCGGTCGTTCACCGTGAACACCGCGTCGGCCACCGCCTTCCGGTCATGGCGCGCTGGCACCGACTGCTGCCACTGGGCGGGCGTccgctgcgacgacgacgacaacgacgccgccgcgagcgggagcaccggccgccgcgccactTCCCTCGATCTCGGCGGCCGCGGCCTGCAGAGCGGCGGCCTTGACGCTGCCGTCTTCAGCCTCACGTCGCTGGGGTATCTCAACCTCGGCGGCAACGACTTCAACGCGTCACGGCTCCCGGCCGTCGGGTTCGAGCGGCTCACCGAGCTGACCCATCTCAACATCTCCCCACCCAGCTTCACAGGCCAGATACCGGCAG CTGATGGCAGGACCATTCCATCAAACACCTGGCGTGCAGAGCTCCTGAGGACATCGCCATATGGTGACCACATTGGTTGGTCCAATTGGTTGGGATTTCGGTGTACGGGCTGCGGTGGTGGGAATGGGATAGGGGAGTTCGCCGAGTACTCCAACTCCAAAGTGGGATGA
- the LOC107278768 gene encoding receptor-like protein 9DC1 isoform X2, which yields MCTRQARRRYYETSLLVLMLLLLLQARLAQSLPPCSPDQATALLQLKRSFTVNTASATAFRSWRAGTDCCHWAGVRCDDDDNDAAASGSTGRRATSLDLGGRGLQSGGLDAAVFSLTSLGYLNLGGNDFNASRLPAVGFERLTELTHLNISPPSFTGQIPAGSMAAFLKLLPH from the exons ATGTGTACCAGGCAAGCTCGACGACGGTACTACGAGACATCGTTACTCGTActgatgctcctcctcctcctacaaGCTAGGCTCGCGCAATCGCTTCCTCCATGCTCGCCGGACCAGGCCACGGCGCTGCTCCAGCTGAAGCGGTCGTTCACCGTGAACACCGCGTCGGCCACCGCCTTCCGGTCATGGCGCGCTGGCACCGACTGCTGCCACTGGGCGGGCGTccgctgcgacgacgacgacaacgacgccgccgcgagcgggagcaccggccgccgcgccactTCCCTCGATCTCGGCGGCCGCGGCCTGCAGAGCGGCGGCCTTGACGCTGCCGTCTTCAGCCTCACGTCGCTGGGGTATCTCAACCTCGGCGGCAACGACTTCAACGCGTCACGGCTCCCGGCCGTCGGGTTCGAGCGGCTCACCGAGCTGACCCATCTCAACATCTCCCCACCCAGCTTCACAGGCCAGATACCGGCAG GTTCCATGGCAGCATTCCTGAAACTATTGCCACACTAA
- the LOC112936132 gene encoding receptor-like protein 20 — MHGPIPRWAWETWKELFFLDLSNNKFTSIGHDSLLPCLYTRYINLSYNMFEGPIPIPKENSDLELDYSNNRFSYMPFDLIPYLAGILSLKASRNNISGEIPSTFCTVKSLQILDLSYNILNGSIPSCLMENSSTIKVLNLKANQLNGELPHNIKEDCAFEALDFSYNRFEGQLPTSLVACKNLVVLDVGNNQIGGSFPCWMHLLPKLQVLVLKSNKFYGQLGPTLTKDDDCELQHLRILDLASNNFSGILPDEWFRKLKAMMSVSSNEILVMKDGDMYGTYNHITYLFTTTVTYKGLDLTFTKILKTFVLIDVSNNRFHGSIPETIATLSVLSGLNMSHNALTGPIPNQLASLHQLESLDLSSNKLSGEIPQKLASLDFLSTLNLSNNMLEGRIPESPHFLTLHNSSFIRNAGLCGPPLSNECSNKSTSSEEKSVDVMLFLFVGLGFGVGFAIAVVVSWKPCIGK, encoded by the coding sequence ATGCATGGGCCAATACCTCGATGGGCATGGGAAACTTGGAAGGAATTGTTCTTCTTGGACCTGTCAAATAATAAGTTTACCAGTATAGGACACGACTCTTTGCTCCCCTGCTTGTACACAAGATACATCAATCTCAGTTATAACATGTTTGAAGGGCCCATACCTATACCTAAAGAGAATTCAGACTTGGAGTTAGATTACTCAAATAATCGGTTTTCGTATATGCCATTTGATTTAATTCCTTATCTTGCCGGTATACTATCTCTAAAGGCCTCTAGGAACAATATCTCTGGAGAAATCCCATCAACATTCTGCACTGTTAAGAGTCTTCAAATCCTTGACCTCTCCTACAATATCTTAAATGGTTCAATTCCTTCTTGCTTAATGGAGAATTCTTCAACAATAAAAGTACTAAACTTGAAGGCGAACCAACTTAACGGAGAGTTGCCGCACAATATCAAGGAAGATTGTGCATTTGAGGCATTGGATTTCAGCTACAATCGATTTGAAGGGCAACTGCCCACATCATTAGTTGCTTGCAAAAACTTGGTGGTACTTGATGTTGGGAACAATCAAATTGGAGGCTCTTTCCCATGTTGGATGCATCTTCTTCCTAAACTTCAAGTCCTTGTCCTGAAGTCCAATAAGTTCTACGGACAGTTGGGGCCTACTCTTACCAAAGATGATGACTGTGAATTACAGCATCTCCGAATTCTTGATCTAGCTTCAAACAATTTCTCGGGCATATTGCCTGATGAATGGTTTAGGAAATTAAAAGCTATGATGTCAGTCTCCAGTAACGAAATATTGGTCATGAAAGATGGAGATATGTATGGCACATATAACCATATAACATATCTTTTTACTACTACGGTTACATATAAAGGACTTGACTTGACATTTACTAAGATCTTAAAGACCTTTGTACTAATTGATGTCTCAAACAATAGGTTCCATGGCAGCATTCCTGAAACTATTGCCACACTAAGCGTGCTCAGTGGTCTCAACATGTCACATAATGCTCTTACAGGACCAATTCCCAACCAGCTTGCTAGTCTGCATCAACTTGAGTCTTTGGACCTCTCTTCAAATAAGCTTTCTGGGGAGATCCCTCAAAAATTAGCATCCTTGGACTTCCTATCAACATTGAACCTATCAAATAATATGCTGGAGGGAAGAATACCAGAGTCACCTCATTTCTTGACACTCCACAATAGTTCATTTATAAGAAATGCTGGTTTGTGTGGGCCTCCACTGTCAAACGAATGCAGCAACAAATCAACATCTTCTGAAGAGAAATCTGTAGACGTTATGCTATTTCTCTTCGTTGGATTGGGTTTTGGTGTTGGGTTCGCTATTGCAGTTGTAGTTTCATGGAAACCTTGCATTGGCAAATAA